The following proteins come from a genomic window of Flavobacteriaceae bacterium MAR_2010_188:
- a CDS encoding Acetyltransferase (GNAT) family protein, whose protein sequence is MLKHIQIRKAKQEDAKALAGLLFLAMEDIIYHFIGVEKEEEAIRFLHHFTQRKNNQYSFENCYVAEVEEEIVAAINIYDGAKLKGLRFPIENYIDQHYKSNYILENETEAGEYYIDSIAVRADLRGSGVGTKLLKHTINIYSSKNRQTIGLLVECTNPDAKRLYLKLGFIVVGTKILAGKKLEHLMREEVKT, encoded by the coding sequence ATGTTGAAGCATATACAAATTAGAAAAGCAAAGCAAGAAGATGCCAAGGCACTAGCGGGACTATTATTTCTCGCTATGGAAGACATCATCTATCATTTTATAGGGGTTGAAAAAGAAGAAGAAGCAATAAGGTTTCTCCATCATTTCACTCAAAGAAAGAATAATCAATACTCCTTTGAAAATTGTTATGTAGCTGAAGTCGAAGAAGAAATTGTTGCAGCCATAAACATTTACGATGGAGCTAAATTGAAGGGATTGAGGTTTCCGATTGAAAATTATATCGACCAACATTACAAATCCAATTACATTTTAGAAAATGAAACCGAGGCCGGAGAATATTATATCGATTCAATTGCGGTAAGAGCAGATTTACGTGGGAGTGGAGTTGGCACAAAACTTTTGAAACATACTATAAACATCTATTCGTCAAAAAATCGCCAGACCATTGGTTTGTTGGTAGAATGCACAAATCCCGATGCGAAGCGTTTATATCTTAAATTGGGATTTATTGTTGTGGGTACTAAGATACTTGCGGGGAAAAAGTTGGAGCATTTAATGAGGGAAGAAGTTAAAACGTAA